A genome region from Streptomyces pratensis includes the following:
- a CDS encoding ATP-binding protein, with translation MKIAFVGKGGSGKTTLSSLFIRHLAANEAHVVAVDADINQHLGAALGLDEDEAAALPAMGAQLPLIKDYLRGNNPRIASAATMIKTTPPGEGSRLLRVREDNPVYDACARTVRLDDGEIRLMATGPFTESDLGVACYHSKVGAVELCLNHLVDGPDEYVVVDMTAGSDSFASGMFTRFDMTFLVAEPTRKGVSVYRQYKEYARDFGIALRVVGNKVQGEDDLDFLRSEVGDDLLVGVGQSDWVRTMEKGRPAPFDLLEADNRMALQALQNAAEDSYELRDWERYTRQMVHFHLKNAESWGNEKTGADLAAQVDPAFVLHEHRAETGARQPV, from the coding sequence ATGAAGATCGCTTTCGTAGGGAAGGGCGGCAGCGGCAAGACCACGCTGTCTTCGCTCTTCATCCGCCACCTCGCTGCCAACGAAGCCCATGTCGTCGCGGTGGACGCCGACATCAACCAGCACCTCGGGGCCGCCCTCGGCCTGGACGAGGACGAGGCCGCCGCCCTGCCGGCCATGGGCGCCCAACTACCTCTCATCAAGGACTATCTCCGCGGGAACAACCCCCGCATCGCATCCGCCGCAACAATGATCAAGACCACACCGCCCGGGGAAGGCTCCCGGCTTCTGCGCGTCCGTGAGGACAACCCTGTCTACGACGCCTGCGCCCGCACGGTGCGTCTCGACGACGGAGAAATCCGCCTGATGGCCACCGGCCCGTTCACCGAGTCCGATCTCGGCGTCGCCTGCTACCACTCGAAGGTCGGGGCGGTAGAGCTCTGCCTCAATCATCTGGTCGACGGCCCGGACGAGTATGTGGTGGTCGACATGACGGCGGGCTCGGATTCGTTCGCATCAGGAATGTTCACCCGCTTCGACATGACGTTCCTGGTCGCCGAACCGACCAGGAAGGGCGTCTCGGTATACCGCCAGTACAAGGAGTACGCGCGGGACTTCGGTATCGCTCTGCGAGTGGTGGGCAACAAGGTGCAGGGGGAGGACGACCTCGACTTCCTCCGCTCCGAGGTCGGTGACGACCTGCTGGTCGGTGTCGGCCAGTCCGACTGGGTCCGGACCATGGAGAAAGGCCGGCCGGCCCCGTTCGACCTGCTGGAGGCGGACAACAGGATGGCGCTGCAGGCCCTGCAGAACGCGGCGGAGGACTCCTACGAGCTGCGCGACTGGGAGCGCTACACACGTCAGATGGTGCACTTCCATCTGAAGAACGCGGAGAGCTGGGGCAACGAGAAGACGGGAGCCGACCTGGCCGCCCAGGTCGACCCCGCCTTCGTCCTGCATGAGCACCGCGCGGAAACGGGCGCCCGCCAGCCGGTCTGA